AGAAGGCACCAATTTTTTTCTAAATAATTAGCGGTTAAACTTAATGAGCTGAACTTTCACGCGTATGTATTCTCTCGTGTATGTCTTCTCACACTTATGGACCTTCTTCTTTTGTGGTGTAATTTTGTTATCTGCTTGGCGATTCGGTAAGCATCTTCttcttttaacttttttttttcgattttcatGTTGAGATTTGGAAGTCGACTACTGTTTTGTGGTGTAATTTTGTTTCTATATTTGGTGACTCAAAATTTGTAATTGGTTGTTGCAAAGTCGCTGTACCCGGAATGCTTTGGGATGTTGGTTCTGTTAATTTTTCCTTattttactttataattttatacctTGTAGTTTGAATGGGTAACAATGaccttatgtatgtatatgtgcatTTTGAAGTTCTTAATGCAAGCGTGGTACAACTTCTTATGGTCATTGTTACCATCCCTATTTTAGATTTATATTACTTTTTTGTTTATATTTCTGGTATTTGTCATATGTGTTATTTGTCCTGTTAGTTGAGGTTGAAATCTTCTTATGGTCACGTTTTATATTTCTGGTATTTGTCATATGTGTTTTTTGATAGTATGAGATATTTGTGGTGAACAATTTGGTATGGTACTGGTGATTCCAGTTTGGTTGTACCGTTGCTGTAGTCGCAGCAAATGTCTAGTAGGTATTCGTTACAACGACGTATTAATGAGTTAGGATGTGTGTCCGCACCTGAAGTTAATGAGTCATTAAAGTTGTTGTTCTGAGATATCTGTTGGACTGACTGTGTatacatgttattatgtttgaAACTGTTTTTTAATATGTTCTTTGATGATATTAATTTGTATGTATCTGCTAATGATTTGAACTTTTTGTTTCATGGAGGCAAAGTAGTTCATACTGTGTATATGTATAATTTCAGTAACTTTTTAAGTTCACTTATTAGTTTTGTATCATTATGGCAGATCCTTAGAGCACTGGGTGTGGTGACGCGTCAGTTCAGTGTTAgttcagtgtcttgctgatgactggaCTGACTGGACTGACATTGGTGAAAAAACAGGGGAATTGGGAAGAATGTCAGTTCAGTGTCTTGGAAAGagaaaatatttattatttatcatttattttatcctttttaattaaataaatattttctatataaaaaaaagTTTTATATAAACAGATGTTTATGAAGTTATAAAAATAAAGTTGCttgtaaaaaaaaataactaaatagtatgattttatctcatgtacactggTAGAAATATATGAACCAAATATCAACTATTGTAAGGTTAAAAGTGAAACTTTAAAACAACTTAAGGAACtgttaatgaaaaaaaaaattacaggAGGCTTATCTTCTTCCTTATCTCTCCCCCTCATCATGCTCCATTTTTAAACCTTCTTCACTTAAATTTTACTGGACTTTCTTTTTTCCATACAAATTAAATCAACcaaaaagaaaaaggaagaaatggaggaaaaggaagaaaaaaaaaagagcaacGGATATAAATTCGAATTTGGGACCCATTTAACCTTCGCAATCGATGTCTTGCCCGCGACTTTGGGCTTGAAAACGGTGAACCGACGGCGGCAGGGTATCAGCCGACCGTCGGTCACCTCTGTCTTCGAAACCGATGCCGAGGTGACCTCTTCCACACCCCATGCTCTTATATAAAGATTCCCTTTAGACAATCAACCGACACACAAAAATCTCCCGAGGAGCATCTGCAATTCACAACAAAACGCACCCTATTCAAGCATCCAGGTAAATAAAACACAACAAACAAAACATAACTGTTGTCATAAACCAAAATTCAGTTTCTTACGAACCTCCATTTGTGCACATCTTTTGTTATTTTACATGTTCTTTTTTTTAAGTTAATTCTACGTTCGTTTGACAAAAAACAATTTAAAAAAAATTCGTATACAGGTTGCAAAAGAAAGTAGCGAGAAAGGGGAGTCAATGACTAAGTATTAGTTGCTTTTATATATGGTTGATGTGTTACGCCACCAAAAGCTAAAATGAAATGTATTGCAGGAAGGTGAATTGGTTTACACGTATTTTTGTTCACAAGTTGTTGTGAACTCTCTGTTGCCTTCCATATACCAATCTTTAGTTTGTTTGATTCAGTTTTGAGATCACATTGCGTTCGACATATTCTTAATTTGACAAATTTAACAATCGTTAATTTTGTTTGATATTGAATTATTTGTTAATCTCGTGAACATGTTTGAGATCACATTGCATATTCAAGCAACTACAGCTGCACTTTTAATAACAGATTAACAGACtaacatatattacatatttacgGGGTCCGATGAAATGAAAGGACTAGAAGATGCTGCACCAGTGTTTTGTTCCACCAAATCTTAAGCTTTTGTTTGGATACTATTTAATGAATATTGATGTAGTGTTTTGGTTAGGTAACTTTATGTAAATATTAACCAAAATATTAGCTGCTGCTTACTCTCTTGGTTAGACtactttatgtaaatattaatgtaGTTCGGTTCAAATACATAACAAGTCAGTACATCTGCCGCACTTAACTAGTTAACATGCTAAATTTTATAGCCCCgaacttatatatattatatatataactttataaagTTATAAAgttataaagttatatatataactttataatataaaataaaacatataaataaattataatctTATCGGATTTAATTAACCAAAAGACTTTTTGAACTATAGTTTGGAGTTGTTGAGTGTCCACCATTAATGGACCACCCGATCATATCCAAAGTACATACATTCCGGAGGAAATCCATAATCAAAAGCATACCCCCCCAACGAGATGCACCGAGGACATGGGTGGTACCAGTCAATCGATTAGGAATGAATTGATTAATTAACTAATATATTAAATCACAACCATCATAAGTTCAAACAATATTACACTACTAAAAGTATTAAAAAGCTAAAACAGAAGATGATCATCATAATATATTTGCtaattgatcaagcatattttcgcctaggatagaaacacgcttgagtgcaatagaggagggttttattagttcagcggcgttaacctccggtccggttaccgtgataaccctagccgagatgatgatctcgggagggtggctaagGGCTGACCGACGGCCGATGGACGGCGCTCCGATTGGCGGCGAAGGGAAAAACCTTACCAAGagtggtaggtaaaaaccctagtgagAATGTGTCCCGATTGAGTGCCCTAATTGCTTAGATTACCCCTCTATTTATAAGAGGGAATTAGGGTTTAGGAGGAAGACTTGACCGCGGCCATGGACCAAGCCCAATTACTCGGCCCGATGGGCTCCGCACATCATCACTAAATATTTGTATTAAAAAGAAATCAACTAAAATAACAAACCTATTAAAACCATCAATCTTAGTTCCATGGGTAAAAATTATAAAAACCTAAAGCAGAACATGATCATAAAAACCTATTAAAACCATCATCTTAATTTCATCTTCACATATTCATATATTAAAACACTCAGACGTCTTAAATTTTGTAGATGAAACCTTAGCTTCAGAACTCATTGGAACCTGAAGATTATTACAAATAATCTCATAGCGTCGTTTGCCTTTGTTCATCGAAAAACCTTTAGACCAACCTTTAGACCGCGTCACAAATCTTACCTTTAAACCAATGTTATAAACACCATCCTAACTCTGTGATTCGTATACAAATCTCTCATCACCATTAATTAACTGTAACAATTGTTCACCTCTTAATACGGCGGTCACATTACTTTTCTCCCTCTTAGACTTTAAATAAAATTCCTGCAGGACCTCTTTTGTCCCCAATCTTTGGCCTTGATACATCAGATCGACTTGTTTTATATCCACATGTAACCCGACTCGTATCCCTAATTTTTTGTAAGTGTTACGGAATGTCATGTTAACCGCAAGATTGTAGTATAAAGTGTTGATTGTTGGTGAGAGCATGAATTGTGTGATGGTCACATCATTCACATTAACTTTTTGGCTGTTTCCATCTACCGCTGCTAAGACTAGAATCAGGATCCAAACCATGTTAATTAAGAGACAACATCGGCAAGAGATGCATTCATGATCATCGTCCAGAAGAAAATTATACGGATCCAGCATTGTTTCAATACGTTGTGAATGTAAATTGTGAATTAGAGTTGTAACTCTATGGTTTATATGATCGATCAGTATAAATACATGGTTTCCTATCTTATAACTTTGGTAACTAATATCCTTTATTATATAGGATATATATGATACATATCTTGATTTAGAATGAGTTTATTACATCGGATCTAATCCATTATTAGGTAAATTCGATTTATTATGATTTATTATGATTGATTTAATTTTATTGGACTTTATCTGTATCCTATTATTATGTTTATTCTCATTCCCATTGCTAGCATTTATCATTGCTCTGTAAGTGAACTGGTTCCTGTTCCAAGAGAATATTTGATGGCTCAATTGTGTTGCTTTTCTTGAATTTCTCTATGATTTGCACACTGCATTTGTGTCGATAGTAATCTGATGTATGTTCACCCTTATATTCTTCCACTAATATCGATTTTGTGCCTGATTTGGATAGTAAAACATAGCTGGTTGGCATTATACTAACTTCTTACCCTTGGGATTCAAATGTATGGTTTTTTTCAGTTTCTATTGGAGGTGTTTGTTGGTATTGTTTATTTGCTATAGGGTTTGTAAGTATAAGAAGGTTAGGACTAATATTGATTTTGTGTCTGTGTCTGCTTTCAAATCCGATAATAAGCAGTACCTCCTTACTGTTTTTGGGGATTCAAATCATCATATGTATGATTTTTGTTCACTTTTGTATTGGATGTGTTGTTTGGTATTGTTTCTATTGTTGCTATAGGTTTGGATATAAGAAGGTTGTGACTTGTAGTTGATCACAATAGTAAATCTCAAGAAAGAAAGCAACGATTCTTTTGGTAGTTGATGCTATTTTTCCTTTCGCAAAATTTGAAGTTATGTTGATATATTGATGGTTTGGACTAGTACTTAATCCCAATATTAGATCATGATAAAGAAGGTTAAAGAAGACTACTCTTTTGGTAGTTGATGCTATTTTTCTTTTGCAATTTCGAAGCTATATTGAAGGTTTTGGCTCTTCCATTGGCATCGCAATCGCAACCCAATATAAATTGAAGAACTTTGTGCAGAGAGAGCATAAAACCTTAAATTTGATGAAAAAGAGTGTGCCAAAGGTGGTTATCGGTAACTTCCTTTTACTTTTGCACTCATATATGACACACTACTGATTATTGAAGGTCTGAAGTAAAAATGATCAAGTCAACCTGAGTACCTGACCGAGCTCGACCAATTTCAAGCCATATTATATACTAACCAAACTGACCATATAATGTTTTCATTGGCTACACAATTAAGTAGTGAAGTACTGGTTATATATCTATGAACTTATTTGTATGATATGGTTTTGTATCTCGTTAATTTTTGTATCTGTCTATATTTCTATTATCCTTTTTAGCCAAAGAAAAAGAAAATCCCTTGACACACGGAACAGGGGTTGCCTATAGATAGGGGCAGATCTAGTATAGACCCAGTGGTTgcacgggacaccactgaaatGCGCGATGTAGTGGAATTTTTTGGaggtttttaactagtgacaccactgGATAGTGTACATTTATTTGAGTGACACCTTTGAAATAAAACATCTAGAAATTTTTTTGGATTTTAACTGGCGACACCACTGACTACCAATCCTAGATCCGCCACTGCGTATAGATAGTTTTGCGCAAGACTTCGACCTAAATTGTATCCATTCGACTTTCTTTTGAACTTGAACATCGGTTACTTTTACGTGATGCAGGTAAGAAAGGTGTTGAGGTACATGATTCAGGTAACCCCTTGGCTGAGTAATAGAAATTTATTGATGAATTTATGCAAAATGAGGATGGCAGTACTGGAAACTCTACTGATCCACAATTAGATATCAATGTTTTAAAAGATACCATACAGCATAATGATGATGTTACTAAAGAAACTGTGTGTGCTGATTCTGGCTCCATGGTGGAAGTAGTTGATTTGCAGAATTGTAATGTTACTGCCATTGAAATTAGTGATGCATGTTCACTTCAACACACAGTTCCTAATTATACTTCAAATGATTTCGTGGTATCGTGATACAGAAGTTTCTGATAGATCTCAAATTTCCACCACAACAAAGGACGTCGTCGTTTCCGTTAGTACATATTCTGATTCAGTTGGCGTGTCGAACGATAATGTGACCAATGCTATTCATATGGAACCCGACCTTCAATTCCCAGGAAATGGATCGAGTAATTTGGATGTGCATTCCACGTTGATGATCCAAATAAATGACGTGCATATGTgattaagggtgcgtttgataatcattttgaacaATTAACGTGTAATGTGTATGATGTAAAATTACCTTATTGACATTTGATATAAATAAAAACTACATTATGGTTGTTTAACTAATATTTTTGATATAATTTAGAGagattattaaataaattttatgtGTTTAATGGTTGAGAGAAAAATTCAGCTctaaatggttcagcactgaataatGAACCATTCAGCATCATCTCTCATTCAGAAATCAGAAACAAATGCTTTGAATGCTGAATAGTTCATCATTCAATGCTGAATTATTCAGTTAAGTTAAGAGGTGAACAAACACACTCTTCAGTCTTAACTAGTTTGGATATTAAAAACATTCTCCATTAAACCGTtttaaatcttaaaaaaaaaataaaaaaaaactatatgctcTTATAACAGTGTTATGATAAGCACATTACCAACCACACAAACGCATTTGTGTGGATATGACTATTAATGGCATGACACATAAAGCTCAACGGTTTTTATTTTCAATTTGGAAATGAATGAATGCATTTAAATTAAATTGAAATGAAGTCGTTGATAATGAAAACTCTCTAAATAAACACCACAACATGTCTCCCCTCTGTGTTAAATATGACAACACTATACACAACCCCACTACCGATTTTTTCACAACcactaatatattttatttattttagatAAAAATATACTCGTATTTAAAGAGAACTAAGTTAAAATAAAGAAGAACTTAGAGAATCAACCAGATTCACAAACTTACACTCACAATAGGGGTGGACATAATATCCGAATCCAAATCCGAAATTCGAATTATCCGAAAATCCGATTCTAAAATATCCGAAAATTtggatatccggattttcggatatccgaaaatcggatatccggattttcggattcggatatcggatcaattttccaaaattttcggatattcggataatccgatatccgaaataaagtacacttattattaatatatttatatttattgtatttaTAGTTTAGTAGCCCAATGTTATCGCTTATGGACCTTATAGCTTTCAAGGTAAACTAAACTTTTAACTTTTAAGAGTAAAAAGAACAAAGATAACAGATAGAAACAATCAATGGTTACAAAGAGTAAAGTTAGTATCCTTTGAACTTTTATTAATACTCTTTCTTATTGAAACTAATTTGCATTCATATTTGGATACACTTTTTGTTTGGTTCATCCTTAAAACATGGATTTGTATCATTTTTATTGTAACAATTATGACATACTAATTATAACTTGATTCGCGTTCTAGAAAACATAAAGGTATTATTTGATATAGAATAAATCACTATATAAGCAATAAATCATAGTACATCAAAAGTTATAAGAAATATAGCAGTATATGTTAAGCAGATAATTTGTATGAATATCTCTATATAAACAGTTAACCAgatataactgttatgtttgtgtTACGATGATGTGTTAATCATGTTTTGAACTTTGTTATGTTTTTTACGATGATGTATTAATCGTGTTTTGAACTTTTGTAATATGAACTATAGAATGTTGAACTTAGGCGTATGTAACTTGTTAATATGTGTATTGTCATTTGTATTTTTTGCATTTATTAGATAtagttcggatattcggataatccgatatccgaatccgaaatttcggatatccggttttcggatatccaaaatttcggattcggatttcggatggccgtattcactatccgaattttcggatatccggttttgcCCACCCCACATCATAATTTTAAACTCACATCACATACTCATACAAGAAGTAATTATTCAGAAATCTAGGGGCTTGACTTTTAGTTTATAAAACTCAAAACTCCTAACAAATTGTTTGAACAATCAATGAGACTTATTTTCTGCCCTTAAAAcagaaatatattaattaaatagcaAATGACTCGAAAAAATAACATATGTTATCCAATTTAACAATTAAGGTAACCCTCAATTTGCCTAAGCCTAAAAAGGACTTCAATTTTATTTTTGCTCAAGAAAAGGATTACGTGTTTAAAAAATTTGGAATTGAGATAATCTTTGTCAAATTCATGAACGATCACTAGTCAAAAATACAAAATTGGTCccttaaattttataaaattttcaCCCATAGTCCTATTTATCATCTTCATAAACAAATTTGATTCCAATGGATTCCTGATGCTGCGAAAAACACTTATGGTGAAGGATCAAGATCCAAAACAACATCAAAATCTGAGAATCATCGATGATTACAGTGGCAGTTTTCAATCATATTAACATGAAGATCAAAATCCAGTTTCTAGTGCGTTTTTTATGAGGGTTCCTTCACGAAAAATGTTTCATGTCTATCACCTAATTCTATTCGAACAAATTCATGGCCTAAAACGTCACACAACTTACTAATTTGATTCTTGAAATGACAGTTCACTTTTCTTTCTTTGAACTTTGACTATCGAATTCATCATCACATGAATGAAGTAGGATCTAACATTTTGCAGAAATCTTCACGATACAATTCCTAGCAATTGAGCATTTTTA
This genomic window from Rutidosis leptorrhynchoides isolate AG116_Rl617_1_P2 chromosome 2, CSIRO_AGI_Rlap_v1, whole genome shotgun sequence contains:
- the LOC139887798 gene encoding NDR1/HIN1-like protein 3, encoding MLDPYNFLLDDDHECISCRCCLLINMVWILILVLAAVDGNSQKVNVNDVTITQFMLSPTINTLYYNLAVNMTFRNTYKKLGIRVGLHVDIKQVDLMYQGQRLGTKEVLQEFYLKSKREKSNVTAVLRGEQLLQLINGDERFVYESQS